A region of Nocardioides alkalitolerans DNA encodes the following proteins:
- a CDS encoding LLM class F420-dependent oxidoreductase, producing the protein MVTDLKLGIGLGYWQRRPVDDSAAVVAAESLGYDSVWIGEAYGSDALTPLTWYAARTSRIGLGTSICQIDARTPANAAMAAMTLDALSGGRLRLGLGVSGPQVVEGWYGRPFPRPLARTREYVEVLRAIWARDEPVRHDGEFYPLPHPGGAGLGKPLRLITEPLRPDIPVLLGAQGPKNVDLALEIGDGWIPAFVHVESFTAAYGDVLARARPGFEIAAMVNTFVDDDLGAAFRRAKEPLAWYVGGMGVKGTNFHVDAITRAGYGDVAAEVQELFLAGRREEAVDAIPDELVDGTSLIGPPGRIRERLRLWRDSPVGTVVLMELRDQVAMKALAAEVGL; encoded by the coding sequence GTGGTCACGGACCTGAAGCTCGGCATCGGACTCGGCTACTGGCAGCGCCGTCCCGTGGACGACTCCGCGGCCGTCGTCGCCGCGGAGTCCCTCGGCTACGACTCGGTGTGGATCGGCGAGGCCTACGGGTCGGACGCGCTCACGCCGCTGACCTGGTACGCCGCCCGCACCTCCCGCATCGGGCTCGGCACCTCGATCTGCCAGATCGACGCCCGCACCCCGGCCAACGCGGCGATGGCGGCGATGACGCTCGACGCCCTCAGCGGCGGGCGCCTCCGGCTCGGCCTGGGGGTCTCGGGGCCCCAGGTCGTCGAGGGCTGGTACGGCCGCCCGTTCCCGCGGCCCCTGGCCCGCACCCGGGAGTACGTCGAGGTGCTCCGCGCCATCTGGGCCCGCGACGAGCCCGTCCGCCACGACGGCGAGTTCTACCCGCTCCCCCACCCCGGCGGCGCCGGCCTCGGCAAGCCGCTGCGGCTCATCACCGAGCCCCTGCGCCCCGACATCCCCGTGCTGCTCGGCGCCCAGGGACCGAAGAACGTCGACCTGGCGCTGGAGATCGGCGACGGGTGGATCCCGGCGTTCGTGCACGTGGAGAGCTTCACCGCGGCGTACGGCGACGTGCTCGCCCGCGCCCGCCCGGGCTTCGAGATCGCGGCCATGGTCAACACGTTCGTCGACGACGACCTGGGCGCGGCATTCCGGCGGGCGAAGGAGCCGCTGGCCTGGTACGTCGGCGGCATGGGCGTCAAGGGCACCAACTTCCACGTCGACGCGATCACGCGGGCGGGGTACGGCGACGTGGCCGCTGAGGTGCAGGAGCTGTTCCTCGCCGGCCGCCGCGAGGAGGCGGTCGACGCGATCCCCGACGAGCTCGTCGACGGCACGTCGCTCATCGGGCCGCCGGGTCGCATCCGCGAGCGGCTGCGCCTGTGGCGGGACTCCCCCGTCGGCACCGTCGTGCTCATGGAGCTGCGCGACCAGGTCGCGATGAAGGCGCTGGCCGCCGAGGTCGGGCTGTGA